The DNA sequence ATGACCGAGGCCTGCGGGTCCATCAGCAACGGCGTGGATCGCGACACACCGGAGAACAGCGTGGGCCGTGTGGTGCCCTTCTGCGAGGTGCGCATCGACCCGGACAACGGCGAGATCCTGATGAGGACGCCGCACGCGATGATGGGATATTACAAGGAACCGGAGATGACCGCCCAGGTGCTGCGCGATGGATGGATCCACAGTGGCGACAAGGGCCACATGGACGACAAGGGTTTCCTCTACCTCACCGGCCGCATCAACGATGCGTTCAAGACCGCCAAGGGACAGTTCATCGTGCCCAATCCCATCGAGGAGCGGTTGTCCACCTGCCCGCACATCGAACAGGTGTGCCTGGTGGGCATGACCTGCCCGCAGCCGATCGCTTTGGTGAACCTCAATGCCGCGTCGTTCAAGGCGGACCGAAGCACCATGCAGGCAGTGCTGGCCGAGCACTTGGAGAAGGTCAATACCGACGTGGCGAACCACGAGCGCATCTCGACCCTTGTCATCACACGGGAGACATGGAGCGAGGACAATCAACTGCTCACGCCCACGCTGAAGGTGCGCCGCGAGCAGATCGACGCGCGCTACGGGGAACATTACCTGGGTTGGCACAACCACAGCGCCACCATCATCTGGGACAAAGCATGAGCAACGGACGTTTCCACAACATCTCAGAGGCCGAGCGGCTCTTCGCACTGCAGCACACAGACGCCAACCTGCAACTGGCCAAGGAGATCAGCGTGAAGGAGCGTATCACCCGCATCCGGAAGATCGAGCGCTACCTGCTGGACGAACGGCACATGGCCGAGTGGACCGACGCGTTACGGCAGGACCTGGGACGCGCCCCCGAGGAGAGCAGGGTGATCGAGCTGCTCCCCTTCCTGGTGGCCTGCAAGCACGTGTACGACAACCTGCACGGCTGGGTGAAAGACCATCCGGCGGGTACACCGCTGGCCATGGCCGGCCTGAAGGGGTGGACCCGGTACGAGCCGAAGGGGCATGTGCTCATCATATCGCCATGGAATTATCCCCTGCAACTCACCGTTCTGCCACTGATCCACGCCATCGCCGCCGGGAACGTCGTGCTGATCAAGCCTTCGGAGATCTCGGCGCACACATCCGCCTTCATTGATCGGATGATCGGCGATCTCTTCGACGAGCGCGAAGTGGCCGTTGTGGAGGGCGATGTGCCCACCACCACCGCCCTGCTCAACAAGCCCTGGCACCACATCTTCTTCACCGGCAGCCCGGCCGTGGGCAGGATCGTGATGAAGGCCGCCGCCGAGCACCTCACGAGCGTGACCTTGGAACTGGGCGGCAAATCGCCGGTGATCGTGCACGACAGCTATGACATCACCAAGGCCGCGCGCGACATCGCCTGGGCCAAACTGCTCAACAAGGGGCAGACCTGCATCGCACCGGACTACGCCCTGATCCCCGATGGCGAGCTGGAGGACTTCCTCAAGGCCTATCGATCGGCCGTGGACCGCATGTACGACCCGCAAAGCCAGGGGTTGAAGCGGGCGAAGGACTATGGCCGCATGGTCGATGGCCGCAACTTCAAGCGGGTGAAGGCACTGATCGTTGACGCTGTGGCGAAAGGCGCGCGCATCGCCATTGGCGGGGACATGATCGAGGATGAGCGCTTCATCGACCCGCATGTGCTCATCGA is a window from the Flavobacteriales bacterium genome containing:
- a CDS encoding aldehyde dehydrogenase family protein, translated to MSNGRFHNISEAERLFALQHTDANLQLAKEISVKERITRIRKIERYLLDERHMAEWTDALRQDLGRAPEESRVIELLPFLVACKHVYDNLHGWVKDHPAGTPLAMAGLKGWTRYEPKGHVLIISPWNYPLQLTVLPLIHAIAAGNVVLIKPSEISAHTSAFIDRMIGDLFDEREVAVVEGDVPTTTALLNKPWHHIFFTGSPAVGRIVMKAAAEHLTSVTLELGGKSPVIVHDSYDITKAARDIAWAKLLNKGQTCIAPDYALIPDGELEDFLKAYRSAVDRMYDPQSQGLKRAKDYGRMVDGRNFKRVKALIVDAVAKGARIAIGGDMIEDERFIDPHVLIDVTPDMGVMREEIFGPVLPVLTYRDVKEVPQMIARLERPLSLYILSHDRKATEYLLRTTTAGTTAINELMVTTSNPMVPFGGINNSGIGKAGGHRSFVEFSNERGIQKRTWGTLAPLKPPFKPFFIKWAMRLSRL